Sequence from the Streptomyces sp. R33 genome:
GCGGGCTCGTCATCGCCTCCGACCAGGACTCGGCGCGCGCGTACGCCAAGCTGATCCGCGAGATCACCGGGACGAAGGCCACCCTGGTGCTCTCCGACGACACCGGCGCCTCGAAGAACATCGACACCTTCAGCGCGAACGACGACCGCTGGATGGTCGCGGTCCGGATGGTGTCCGAGGGCGTCGACGTCCCGCGCCTCGCGGTCGGGGTGTACGCCACGACCATCTCGACGCCCCTGTTCTTCGCGCAGGCCGTCGGGCGTTTCGTACGGTCGCGCAGGCGCGGCGAGACGGCTTCCGTGTTCCTGCCGACCATTCCTTATCTTCTGGGCTTCGCGAACGAGATGGAGGTCGAACGCGACCACGTCCTCGACAAGCCGAAGAAGAAGGGCGAGGACGACCCGTACGCCGAGTCCGAGAAGGAGATGGACGAGGCGAACCGGCAGGAGGACGAGGACACCGGCGAAGACGAGCAGATGTCCTTCGAGGCGCTGGAGTCCGACGCCGTCTTCGACCGGGTGCTGTACGACGGGGCCGAGTTCGGCATGCAGGCGCACCCGGGCAGCGAGGAGGAGCAGGACTACCTCGGCATCCCGGGGCTGCTGGAGCCGGACCAGGTGCAGATGCTGCTGCAGAAGCGGCAGTCGCGGCAGATCGCGCACAGCCGCCGCAAGCCGGACGCGGAGGCGGACCTGCTGGAGCTGCCGGCGGACCGGCGGCCGGTGGTCTCGCACAAGGAGCTGCTGGAGCTGCGGAAGTCGCTGAACACGATGGTGGGGGCGTACGTCCACCAGAGCGGCAAGCCGCACGGGGTGATCCACACCGAGCTGCGGCGGGTGTGCGGCGGGCCGCCGAGTGCGGAGGCGACGGCGGGGCAGCTGCGGGAGCGGATCAAGAAGGTGCAGGAGTGGGCCACGCGGATGCGGTAGCGCGGTAGCCCGGTACCCCGGTACCCCGGTACCCCGGTACCCCGGTACCCCGGTACCCCGGTACCCCGGTACCCCGGTGGCCCGGTACCCCGGTGGCCCGGTGGCCCGGTGGCCCGCCTCCGGTCGCCTGTTCGTACGGTCGTCCCGTCCCCGTTCCCACGGACTTTCTACGGACTGTGACACCGGGCCCGTGCGGAGGTTCGCACGGGCCCCGGTCACGTTCCGTGTCCGTCCGCGGGTCCGCGTACGGCGCTGCGGGGGCCGCGGACGCGGCACCGGCGTCGGGGGATCGCACAGGCACCGTCGGCGGGCCGAGCTCACGAACCGCCTCCGCGGGCACTCCTGAACCGGCATAAAGGGGTAGTTGGCGCCCGGATTCTGGACGAGGCCTTCCGCTGAGCGGACCCGCTCGCTACTGTCCCCGCATCGAACGCCCCGTGGCAGCGCCGCCGCGGGAGCGCAGCCGGTGCCATGGCCGCTACCGGCGGCCTCTCCGTGCGTCGCCGAGGGACCGGCGTCGTTCCATCCCGAGAGTCACCGCCGCTCACCGAGAGAGGGAGAGGCGTCGTGACCGCGGAAACCTCCCAGACTCTGGACCGAGGACTCAGAGTCCTCAAACTGCTCGCCGACACCGACCACGGTCTGACCGTCACCGAGCTCTCCAACCGCCTCGGTGTGAACCGCACCGTGGTCTACCGCCTGCTGGCCACCCTCGAGCAGCACGCCCTGGTCCGCCGCGACCTCGGCGGCCGGGCCCGCGTCGGGCTCGGAGTGCTGCGGCTCGGGCGGCAGGTGCACCCGCTCGTGCGCGAGGCGGCCCTGCCGGCGCTGCGGTCCCTCGCCGAGGACATCGGCGCCACCGCGCACCTGACCCTCGTGGACGGCACCGAGGCGCTCGCCGTGGCCGTCGTCGAGCCGACCTGGACCGACTACCACGTGGCCTACCGGCCCGGCTTCCGCCACCCGCTGGACCGCGGGGCGGCCGGGCGGGCCATTCTGGCGGCCCGTCAGGGCACGCTCACCGAGCCCGGCTACACACTGACCCACGGGGAGCTCGAAGCGGGCGCCAGCGGCGCGGCGGCGCCCCTCGTGGGCATCACGGGACTGGAGGGCAGCGTGGGCGTCGTGATGCTGTCCGACGCCGTGCCGGAGCGGGTCGGCCCGCGCGTCGTGGACGCCGCCCGCGAGGTCGCCGACGCCCTGCGCTGACGTCCTGCGCCGAGGCGCGCCACGTCCTGCGCCGAGGCGCGCCGCCCTCCCTGCGCCGGGGGTGGCGGGACGGCGGGGCGCGGGGGCGGTGGGGGCGCCCGATAGATTGGGCGGGTGCTCTCTCGCCTCACACGTCTGCCGCGTCCCGCCGCCCTGGCCGTCTGCGCCCTGCCCGTGCTCGGGCTGTTCGCCGCCGCGGCCTTCGCGCCGCTGCCCTTCGTGATCGCCCAGCCGGGGCTCACGGCCGACGTGCTCGGCGCCCGCGACGGCAAGCCCGTGATCACCGTGACGGGCGCCCCGACCCGGCAGACCACGGGCCAGCTCCGGATGACCACCATCCAGGCCACCGGTCCCTCCACCACCGTGACCCTGCCCGAGCTCGTCGACGACTGGTTCGACAGCAGCCGGGCGGTCATGCCCAAGGAGGCGGTCTACCCCTCGGGCGGAAGCGACAAGGAGATCGAGGAGCACAACCTGGAGGAAATGGCCACGTCGCAGTCGACGGCCACCCAGGCGGCCCTCGGCTACCTCCACAAGGACCCGAAGGACGTGAAGGTCCAGCTCAACCTCGCCGACGTGGGCGGCCCGAGCGCCGGCCTGCTCTTCTCCCTCGGCATCGTCGACAAGCTCGACGGCGACGGCAGCGGCGGCGATCTCACCGGCGGCCGCACCATCGCCGGTACGGGCACCATCAGCGCGGACGGCAAGGTCGGCGCGGTCGGCGGCGTGGCCCTGAAGACCCAGGCCGCGCAGCGCGACGGGGCGAGCGTGTTCCTCGTACCGGAGGCCGAGTGCGCCGATGCGCAGTCCGAACTCCCCGAGGGGCTCCGGCTGGTCCCCGTCAGTTCTCTGACGGATGCGGTGCAGTCGCTGCGTGCGCTGACCCGGGGAGAGCCGGTTCCGTCCTGCTGAGCTGCGCCGTGGCGACCGGATCCCGGCCGGTCTCCGGCAGGCGCTCCATCGTGCGCCAGGCCGGGAAGACCAGCGGTGCGAGCGTGGTCAGCAGGTACGCGCCGCCGAACAGCAGCAGGGCCGGCCTCGCCCCGAACCCGTCGGCGAGCAGGCCCGCCGCGAGCCCGCCCAGCGGCATGGTCAGCTCGCAGCCGGCCGTGGTCACGCCCGAGACGCGGCTGCGCAGCTCGTCCGGAACCCTCTCGTAGAGCACGGTGGTCAGGATCGGGTTCAGCATGCCCGCGCCCAGCCCGGACAGCGCCATCGTCACCGCGAGCGGCAGCGGGGTGTCGGTGAAGGCGGCCACCGCGTACCGGGGTGCACCGCACAGCAGGAAGGCCGTCGCGTACACGGTCCTGCGGGGAAACCGCTCGCCCCACACCCCGTAGAGCAGGGCGCCCAGCAGCGCGAAGCCGCCGAAGAGGGAGACGAGCAGGCCGACCGCGGTGGCGCCGCCGAGGGCCTCGCGGCCGTGCACGGGCAGCAGGACGGCGGACCAGCCCTGGTCCAGGCCGTTGGTCATCATCACCATCAGGGTGATGCCGGCCAGCAGCCGCGAGCGGGTGAGGAAGGTCCAGCCCTCGGCCAGTTCGGCCCGGTAGCCGGCCAAGGAGATCTTCCCGGAGGCGCGCTGCGGCTCGGCGGCCGGTACCCCGCGCAGGAAGGCGGTGACCAGCAGCGCCGACACGGCGAAGGTGGCCGCGTCCAGCAGCAGGGCGGACTCGGCACCGAAGACCGCGATCAGTACGCCGGCCAGCGCGGCCCCGATCATCCGGGCTCCGCGGGAGACCGCGTCGTACAGGCTCGCCGCCCGCGGCACGGTGGTCCCGGCGTGCTCGGCGAGGTCCGGCAGCAGGACGCCGCGGGCGGTCAGGCCGGGGGTGTGGACGAGGCCCCCGACGGCCATCAGCGCGCACAGCATCCAGAACTCCAGCGCGCCCGCGTAGTGCAGCAGCGGGATCGCGCCGACCGAGAAGGCGCAGATGAGGTCGGAGGCCGCGGAGACCCGGCGGCGGCCGATCCGGTCGATGACCGGGCCGCCGACGAGCGCGGCGACGACGACCGGCAGGGTGGCGCAGAAGGCGACGACCCCGGCCCGGCCGGCGCTGCCCGTGGTCTGGAGCACGAACCACGGGACGCCGATCAGGGTGAGCGAACTTCCGGCTATGGAAACGGTGTTGGCGGCCAGGACGGCCGCGAACGGTCGTCGGCTCATGCGGCGTGCCGGACGATGCGGGCCTGGAGGTGGGCGGGCTGCATCAGCCGGATCCCGGCGCTGACGAGGGCCTCGCCGAGCAGGTTGCGCAGGGCGGGGGTGGCGTCCGCCGACCGGGCCAGGTGCCGGGCGGCGGCCTCGGCGGCCAGTTCGGCGGTGCGGGTGGTGTGGTTCTCGAGGTGCATCTCGGCGTGCGTGAAGGTGTTCATGGCAGGACGACTCCTTCTGGCGAGCGGGAAGAGGTGAACCAGGGAGGTGAGGCGGCCGTTACTCGCCGCTGTGGCGCGGGAAGGCGTGCGTGTGGATGCGGACCGTCTCCGCGTCGTCGGCCGCCGGCAGGTTGCGGTAGCTGTTCACCAACTCGTGCATCCTGTGGACGAGTTCGTGGCTCTGGGCGGGCGACAGGCGCAGTGTGAAGTCGCTGAGGTCAGAAGCGGCCCGCCACTCCTGGGGCCAGGTGTGGGCGTTGCCGAGCCAGGCGTTCATCTCCTGCGCGTGGATCGTCATGATCTCGTGCAGGAAGGCTTCGGCGGCGCCGCGCGTCTCCGGATCGGTGGCGTATATCAGGGTCTCGTCGAACTGCGTGCCGTCGTGGGTGGCCTTCCACCACCGCTCGCGGCCCTTGCCGTGCCCGGGCGCGTCCTCGACGAACCCGTGCGCGGCGAGCTGGCGCAGGTGGTAGCTGGTGGCCCCGCTGGACTCCCCGAACTGCTCCGCCAGCCGCGAGGCCGTGGCCGGGCCGTCGTGACGCAGGGCGGCCAGCATGCGCATGCGCAGCGGGTGGGCGAGGCCGCGCAAGGAGCGGGCATCGAGCTTGCGGACCTGGAGTTCCGCCTCCGCTGGGGTTTCCGGGGCTTCCGGCTCTTCGGGCATGACTCAACCCTAGGCTTGCAAAGAGTCCTGTGCAAGGGTTTCTTTGCAACGCCTTCTTTGGAACTTCGGGGCGGCCCTCAGCCCTCGTGCGCCGCCTGCTCCACCAGGGGGATGACCCGCAGCGGCACCGGGTTCTCCATCACGATCGCCGTCGAGGCCCGCACGATCCCCTCGAAGCCGACCACCCGGTCGATCACCCGCTGGAGGTCCGCGTTGGACCGCGCCACCAGCCGGCACAGCATGTCCCCGTGCCCGGTGGTGGTGTGCAGCTCCAGCACCTCCGGTACGCCGTCCAGGTGCGCCCGTACGTCGGCCCCTTGGCCTTGCTTGATCTCCAGCGTCGCGAACGCGGTCACCGGGTACCCGAGGGCCGCCGGGTCCACCTGCGGTCCGAAGCCGCGGATGACCCCGTTCGACTGGAGCCGGTCGAGCCGGGCCTGCACGGTGCCGCGGGCCACGCCGAGCCGGCGCGAGGCCTCCAGGACGCCGATCCGGGGCTCGCGGGCGAGCAGGACGATGAGCCGGCCGTCGAGTTCGTCGATGCCCATGGAAGCCTTCCCTCGATCGGCTGGTCATACTGCACAGATCTCTTAGGCATACTCTGCTCCGGCTGGTCAGTCTGTACAGCCAAAACGGAAACTATTGCGCAGCTTGTGGATCGGCGGGACTCTGCGCCTATGACTGAGTCTCTGGTGAACCTCGAAACCACCCCGCACACCGCGCGTGAGGCAGACCCCTTCCCGGTGAAGGGCATGGACGCGGTCGTCTTCGCCGTGGGCAACGCCAAGCAGGCCGCGCACTACTACTCCACCGCCTTCGGCATGAAGCTCGTCGCCTACTCCGGACCGGAGAACGGCGTCCGCGAGACGGCCAGCTACGTCCTGACCAACGGCTCCGCGCGCTTCGTCCTGACCTCGGTGATCAAGCCGACGACGGACCACGGCCGTTTCCTCGCCGAGCACGTCACCGAGCACGGCGACGGTGTCATCGACCTCGCCATCGAGGTCCCGGACGCGCGGGCGGCGTACGCGTACGCCGTCGAGCAGGGCGCGCGCGGGCTGGACGAGCCGTACGAGATGAAGGACGAGCACGGCACGGTCGTGCTGGCCGCCATCGCGACGTACGGGCAGACCCGCCACACGCTGGTCGAGCGCGTCGACTACACCGGGCCGTACCTGCCGGGTTACGTCGCCGTCGAGCCGATGGTGGCGGCGCCGGCCAAGCGGACCTTCCAGGCGATCGACCACTGCGTGGGCAACGTCGAGCTCGGCCGGATGAACGAGTGGGTCGCGTTCTACAACAAGGTCATGGGCTTCACGAACATGAAGGAGTTCGTGGGCGACGACATCGCGACCGAGTACTCGGCGCTGATGTCGAAGGTGGTCGCGGACGGGACGAAGAAGGTCAAGTTCCCGATCAACGAGCCGGCGATCGCGAAGAAGAAGTCGCAGATCGACGAGTACCTGGAGTTCTACGGCGGCCCCGGCGTCCAGCACATCGCGCTGGCCTCGAACGACATCGTGGCGACCGTGCGCACGATGCGCGCGGCGGGCGTGCAGTTCCTGTCGGTCCCGGACTCGTACTACGACACGCTCGGCGAGTGGGTCGGTGACACGCGGGTCCCGATCGACGAGCTGCGCGAGCTGAAGATCCTGGCCGACCGGGACGAGGACGGTTACCTGCTGCAGATCTTCACCAAGCCGGTTCAGGACCGTCCGACGGTGTTCTTCGAGATCATCGAGCGGCACGGGTCGATGGGCTTCGGCAAGGGCAACTTCAAGGCACTGTTCGAGGCGATCGAGCGGGAGCAGGAGAAGCGGGGCAACCTGTAGGCCGCAGGTACCGGGCCCCCGGCTAGGTCGCAGGTCCCGGGCCCCCGGCGCCGCCTGTCGGCGCCGGGGGCCTTGCCGTTGGTTTCGGGTGCGGCGCCGTTGCGGGGGGCTGCGCCCCGGTTCCCCGGCCGGCGGGGCTGGATTCGCCGGCGGCTTCAGGCCTTGGACGGGCCGGACTCGGCCGGCTTGGGCGACGGGCTCGGCTTCGGCTTCGCCGCCTTCGGGAGGTCCGGGGCGACCCACGGCTTGGTCGGCTGCATGTTCTCCGGGCCGCCCGGCGGCGGCTGGCCGATCGAGGCGAGGGCCTGCTTCGCCAGCGGGACCCGCGCGGGGGAGAACCGCGGGTTCGTGCGCAGCGCCTCCTCCAGGTGGCGCCGGGCCCCCGCGTCGTCGCCCAGACCCCGCTCGATCATCCCCCGGTGGTACGCGAAGTCCGCACTCCGCGCCCCCCGCTCCGTCGACTTCTTCGCGTACTCCAGCGCCCCCGCGTCGTCGCCCGTCTTGTGCAGCGCCCACGCCAGCGCATCCGCCACCTGCATGTTCTTGTGCCGCGACCACTCCTGCGTCAGCCGCTGCACGGCCGCCGCCGGATTCCCGTGGTCCGCCTCGAACAGGCCGAGGACCACCGCCTCGTTCACCCCCTCCGCCGCGCCCCGCGCCGCCGCCGTGCGCAGCATGTCGTACGGGACCTTCGCCTCGGCCCCGCGCCCCAGCGCATCCAGCAGCTCGCCCAGCTCCAGCGCCAGCCGCGGCACCTGCGCCCGGCCCAGCGCCATCCGGTAGTCCCGGACCGCCTCCCCGCCCCGGCCCAGCCCGGCCAGCGCCCTGGCCCGGCCGCCCAGCGCCTCCGCCTGCGCCGGGTCCGCCCGCAGCGCGCCCTCGTACTGGCGCAGCGCCTCCTTCGCGTCCCCGCGCTCCCAGGCCAGCTCCCCGAGACGGAACAGCACGTACGCCTTCTCCGCCGGCGACTTCGCCGCACCCCCCGCGTGCTCCATCGCCATCGTCGCGTCCTCGCGCCAGCCGCGGTCCCGGTACACCTGCGAGGCCCGGATGAACGCCGCCAGCCCCGGCCGCAGGTCCACCAGCCGCTCCATCGACCGCTCGGCGGCCTTGTAGTCGCCGAGGCCCGTGTACGCGTCCACCAGCACCGGGTAGGCCGTCCACCGCTTCGGCGCCTGCGCCCGTACGAGCTCGCCCCACTTCTTCCCGGTTGCGAAGTCGCCCCGGGCATTGGCCAGCGTGCCCATGCCCGTCATCGCGTCGAAGTTGCCCTTCTCGGCCGGGCGGATCTCCAGCGACCGCTTCAGCGCCTTCTCCGCCTTCGGATACCAGCCGGGCTCCGCCGTCCGGCGCGCCTGCTCCAGGTACGCCGCCCCGAGCACCGCCCAGGACGCGTCGTCCTTGTCGTGCCCCGCGACCCACTGCTCCCGGTCCGCGACCAGCGCCGTCAGGTCCACCGCCGCCGCCGGCGCACCCATGCCGACCGCCGAGGCGGCCCGCTCGGTGGGCCCCGGCGGGCGCGCGTCGTCGCCCTGGCGGGCCGGCCGGATCAGCAGGGCCCCGGCGATCAGGACCACCGCGACCGCGGCCGCCACGAGGGTCTTGCGGCCGGTGAAGGTCACGGGTGGCGCGGGCTGCTGCGCTTCCTCGTCGATTCGGGCGATTCGGTCGATACGGTCCATGGGGTCACTGTGCGTCAATATGATGAGTTAGCCGAGGTGTCCGAAGCCCGTCGCGGCCGTGTTCACACCGATGGCCCCCGGTGTCACGCTGGGCTCATGGATGTCATGGACGACGATCTCTCCGTACGTCTGCGCGCGAGCCTCCTGGAGGGGCTCCCCGCCGAGGCCCTCCTCACCGATCCCGAGGTGACCGCCTCCTACGCCACCGACATGGCCAACTTCTGCGCCGCCGGCAGCCCGGCGGCCGTGGTCCTGCCCCGCACGGTCGAACAGGTGCAGCACGTGCTGCGCACCGCCACCGCCCTACGGGTCCCCGTCGTCCCGCAGGGCGCCCGCACGGGTCTGTCGGGCGCCGCCAACGCCTCCGACGGCTGCATCCTGCTCTCCCTCGTCAAGATGGACCGGATCCTCGAGGTCAACA
This genomic interval carries:
- a CDS encoding IclR family transcriptional regulator — protein: MTAETSQTLDRGLRVLKLLADTDHGLTVTELSNRLGVNRTVVYRLLATLEQHALVRRDLGGRARVGLGVLRLGRQVHPLVREAALPALRSLAEDIGATAHLTLVDGTEALAVAVVEPTWTDYHVAYRPGFRHPLDRGAAGRAILAARQGTLTEPGYTLTHGELEAGASGAAAPLVGITGLEGSVGVVMLSDAVPERVGPRVVDAAREVADALR
- a CDS encoding MFS transporter, with amino-acid sequence MSRRPFAAVLAANTVSIAGSSLTLIGVPWFVLQTTGSAGRAGVVAFCATLPVVVAALVGGPVIDRIGRRRVSAASDLICAFSVGAIPLLHYAGALEFWMLCALMAVGGLVHTPGLTARGVLLPDLAEHAGTTVPRAASLYDAVSRGARMIGAALAGVLIAVFGAESALLLDAATFAVSALLVTAFLRGVPAAEPQRASGKISLAGYRAELAEGWTFLTRSRLLAGITLMVMMTNGLDQGWSAVLLPVHGREALGGATAVGLLVSLFGGFALLGALLYGVWGERFPRRTVYATAFLLCGAPRYAVAAFTDTPLPLAVTMALSGLGAGMLNPILTTVLYERVPDELRSRVSGVTTAGCELTMPLGGLAAGLLADGFGARPALLLFGGAYLLTTLAPLVFPAWRTMERLPETGRDPVATAQLSRTEPALPGSAHAATAPHPSEN
- a CDS encoding S16 family serine protease → MLSRLTRLPRPAALAVCALPVLGLFAAAAFAPLPFVIAQPGLTADVLGARDGKPVITVTGAPTRQTTGQLRMTTIQATGPSTTVTLPELVDDWFDSSRAVMPKEAVYPSGGSDKEIEEHNLEEMATSQSTATQAALGYLHKDPKDVKVQLNLADVGGPSAGLLFSLGIVDKLDGDGSGGDLTGGRTIAGTGTISADGKVGAVGGVALKTQAAQRDGASVFLVPEAECADAQSELPEGLRLVPVSSLTDAVQSLRALTRGEPVPSC
- the hppD gene encoding 4-hydroxyphenylpyruvate dioxygenase — protein: MTESLVNLETTPHTAREADPFPVKGMDAVVFAVGNAKQAAHYYSTAFGMKLVAYSGPENGVRETASYVLTNGSARFVLTSVIKPTTDHGRFLAEHVTEHGDGVIDLAIEVPDARAAYAYAVEQGARGLDEPYEMKDEHGTVVLAAIATYGQTRHTLVERVDYTGPYLPGYVAVEPMVAAPAKRTFQAIDHCVGNVELGRMNEWVAFYNKVMGFTNMKEFVGDDIATEYSALMSKVVADGTKKVKFPINEPAIAKKKSQIDEYLEFYGGPGVQHIALASNDIVATVRTMRAAGVQFLSVPDSYYDTLGEWVGDTRVPIDELRELKILADRDEDGYLLQIFTKPVQDRPTVFFEIIERHGSMGFGKGNFKALFEAIEREQEKRGNL
- a CDS encoding Lrp/AsnC family transcriptional regulator codes for the protein MGIDELDGRLIVLLAREPRIGVLEASRRLGVARGTVQARLDRLQSNGVIRGFGPQVDPAALGYPVTAFATLEIKQGQGADVRAHLDGVPEVLELHTTTGHGDMLCRLVARSNADLQRVIDRVVGFEGIVRASTAIVMENPVPLRVIPLVEQAAHEG
- a CDS encoding DEAD/DEAH box helicase, which codes for MTTTASHHLSPAFPGRAPWGTASKLRAWQQGALDRYVQTQPRDFLAVATPGAGKTTFALTLASWLLHHHVVQQVTVVAPTEHLKKQWAEAAARIGIRLDPEYSAGPLSKDYHGVAVTYAGVGVRPMLHRNRCEQRKTLVILDEIHHAGDSKSWGEACLEAFDPATRRLALTGTPFRSDTNPIPFVTYEEGNDGIRRSSADYTYGYGNALGDGVVRPVIFLSYSGNMRWRTKAGDEIAARLGEPMTKDAISQAWRTALDPRGDWMPNVLRAADQRLTEVRKGIPDAGGLVIASDQDSARAYAKLIREITGTKATLVLSDDTGASKNIDTFSANDDRWMVAVRMVSEGVDVPRLAVGVYATTISTPLFFAQAVGRFVRSRRRGETASVFLPTIPYLLGFANEMEVERDHVLDKPKKKGEDDPYAESEKEMDEANRQEDEDTGEDEQMSFEALESDAVFDRVLYDGAEFGMQAHPGSEEEQDYLGIPGLLEPDQVQMLLQKRQSRQIAHSRRKPDAEADLLELPADRRPVVSHKELLELRKSLNTMVGAYVHQSGKPHGVIHTELRRVCGGPPSAEATAGQLRERIKKVQEWATRMR
- a CDS encoding tetratricopeptide repeat protein, with the translated sequence MDRIDRIARIDEEAQQPAPPVTFTGRKTLVAAAVAVVLIAGALLIRPARQGDDARPPGPTERAASAVGMGAPAAAVDLTALVADREQWVAGHDKDDASWAVLGAAYLEQARRTAEPGWYPKAEKALKRSLEIRPAEKGNFDAMTGMGTLANARGDFATGKKWGELVRAQAPKRWTAYPVLVDAYTGLGDYKAAERSMERLVDLRPGLAAFIRASQVYRDRGWREDATMAMEHAGGAAKSPAEKAYVLFRLGELAWERGDAKEALRQYEGALRADPAQAEALGGRARALAGLGRGGEAVRDYRMALGRAQVPRLALELGELLDALGRGAEAKVPYDMLRTAAARGAAEGVNEAVVLGLFEADHGNPAAAVQRLTQEWSRHKNMQVADALAWALHKTGDDAGALEYAKKSTERGARSADFAYHRGMIERGLGDDAGARRHLEEALRTNPRFSPARVPLAKQALASIGQPPPGGPENMQPTKPWVAPDLPKAAKPKPSPSPKPAESGPSKA
- a CDS encoding transcriptional regulator; the encoded protein is MPEEPEAPETPAEAELQVRKLDARSLRGLAHPLRMRMLAALRHDGPATASRLAEQFGESSGATSYHLRQLAAHGFVEDAPGHGKGRERWWKATHDGTQFDETLIYATDPETRGAAEAFLHEIMTIHAQEMNAWLGNAHTWPQEWRAASDLSDFTLRLSPAQSHELVHRMHELVNSYRNLPAADDAETVRIHTHAFPRHSGE